The DNA sequence tcagtagagaacagaacagtagagaacagaacagtagagtagagaacagaacagtagagtagagaacagaacagtagagtagagaacagaacagtagagaacagaacagtagagaacagaacagtagagaacagaacagtagagtagagaacagaacagtagagtagagaacagaacagtagagtagagaacagaacagtagagtagagaacagaacagtagagtagagaacagaacagtagagtagagaacagaacagtagagtagagaacagaacagaccagtagagaacagaacagaccagtagagaacagaacagtagagtagagaacagaacagaacagtagagaacagaacagtagagtagagaacagaacagtagagaacagaacagtagagaacagaacagtagagaacagaacagaagagtagagaacagaacagaacagtagagaacagaacagtagagtagagaacagaacagtagagtagagaacagaacagtagagtagagaacagaacagtagagtagagaacagaacagtagagtagagaacagaacagtagagtagagaacagaacagtagagaacagaacagtagagaacagaacagtagagaacagaacagaacagtagagaacagaacagtagagtagagaacagaagagtagagtagagaacagaagagtagagtagagaacagaagagtagagtagagaacagaagagtagagtagagaacagaagagtagagtagagaacagaagagtagagtagagaacagaacagtagagtagagaacagaacagaccagtagagaacagaacagaccagtagagaacagaacagtagagtagagaacagaacagaacagtagagaacagaacagtagagtagagaacagaacagtagagtagagaacagaacagtagagtagagaacagaacagtagagaacagaacagtagagaacagaacagtagagaacagaagagtagagtagagaacagaagagtagagtagagaacagaagagtagagtagagaacagaagagtagagtagagaacagaagagtagagtagagaacagaagagtagagtagagaacagaagagtagagtagagaacagaagagtagagtagagaacagaagagtagagtagagaacagaagagtagagtagagaacagaagagtagagtagagtagagaacagaacagaacagtagagaacagaacagtagagaacagaacagtagagaacagaacagtagagtagagaacagtagagtagagaacagatcagtagagtagagaacagaacagtagagaacagtagagtagagaacagaccagtagagaacagaccagtagagaacagaccagtagagaacagaacagaacagtagagaacagaacagtagagtagagaacagaacagtagagaacagaacagtagagaacagatcagtagagaacagaacagtagagtagagaacagaacagaacagtagagaacataacagtagagaacagaacataacagtagagtgcagtacagaacagaacagtagagtgcagtacagaacataacataacagtagagtgcagtacagaacagtagagtgcagtacagaacagtagagtgcagtacagaacagtagagtgcagtacagaacagtagagtgcagtacagaacagtagagtgcagtacagaacagtagagtgcagtacagaacagtagagtgcagtacagaacagtagagtgcagtacagaacagtagagtgcagtacagaacagtagagtgcagtacagaacaGTGGAGTGCAGTACATAACAGTGGAGTGCAGTACATAACAGTGGAGTGCAGTACAGAACAGTGGagtgcagtacagaacagtagagtgcagtacagaacataacagtagagtgcagtacagaacagaacagcagagtgcagtacagaacagaacagtagagtgcagtacagaacagtagagtgcagtacagaacagtagagtgcagtacagaacagtagagtgcagtacagaacagtagagtgcagtacagaacagtagagtgcagtacagaacagtagagtgcagtacagaacagtagagtgcagtacagaacataacagtagagtgcagtacagaacataacagaacataacagtagAGTGCAGCACAGAACATAACAGTAGAGTGCAGCACAGAACATAACAGTAGAGTGCAGCACAGAACATAACAGTAGAGTGCAGCACAGAACATAACAGTAGAGTGCAGCACAGAACATAACAGTAGAGTGcagcacagaacagaacagcagagtgcagtacagaacagaacagcagagtgcagtacagaacataacagtagagtgcagtacagaacataacagtagagtgcagtacagaacagaacagcagagtgcagtacagaacataacagtgcagtgcagtacagaacataacagtgcagtgcagtacagaacagaacagtagagtgcagaacagaacagtagagtgcagtacagaacagaacagtggagtgcagtacagaacagtagagtgcagtacagaacagtagagtgcagtacagaacagtagagtgcagtacagaacagtagagtgcagtacagaacagtagagtgcagtacagaacagtagagtgcagtacagaacagtagagtgcagtacagaacagtagagtgcagtacagaacagtagagtgcagtacagaacagtagagtgcagtacagaacagtagagtgcagtacagaacagtagagtgcagtacagaacagaacagtagagtgcagtacagaacagaacagtagagtgcagtacagaacagaacagtagagtgcagtacagaacagaacagtagagtgcagtacagaacagtagagtgcagtacagaacagtagagtgcagtacagaacagtagagtgcagtacagaacagtagagtgcagtacagaacagtagagtgcagtacagaacagtagagtgcagtacagaacagaacagcagagtgcagtacagaacagaacagcagagtgcagtacagtacagaacagtagagtgcagtacagaacagaacagcagagtgcagtacagaacagaacagcagagtgcagtacagtacagaacagtagagtgcagtacagaacagtagagtgcagtacagaacagtagagtgcagtacagaacagtagagtgcagtacagaacagtagagtgcagtacagaacagtagagtgcagtacagaacagtagagtgcagtacagaacaGTGGAGTGCAGTACATAACAGTGGAGTGCAGTACATAACAGTGGAGTGCAGTACATAACAGTGGAGtgcagtacagaacataacagtggagtgcagtacagaacagaacagcagagtgcagtacagaacagaacagcagagtgcagtacagtggagtgcagtacagaacataacataACAGCAGAGTTCAGTACAGGGTGTACACTAACCAGAAGGTCACTGAATTGGTTAGGTCAGAGGTTAGGAGTACACATTTTTACAGTCCACTAAATAATTACATTTGACATACACAAGAGTTTGAACCTAACACTTTCAATCTCTAAGGATGTAAAGACTtgttttcaatgagaatgacagatctataatgtgcatttctatgtgaatttggtcgtgTTCACCCCCCCCAGGATcacccaaaaagtgacatattgcagctttaaataagacatctcagtcagtcttatcctctcctccccccaaCTTGCCTTTTCCTACTAGCGCTAACTTTGCTGAGAACGTCTTTATTGAGGAAAACATTTACTTCCTGTCACtgacatgtggttgtctcaccgaGAGATCTTAAGATGAACTgtgagtcgctctggataagagcgtctgccaaaggatgtaaatgtacatttacaGAGTAGGCTCTCTGCTACTTTTGAAGTTACGATCAATTGTATAAAGCaccaccaacacagtgaatgggaaaatggatTCAAAGGAAACTCCCTCTGCTGGTGGTTTACTGAATGTGCAATCATaaaggagggctgtgattggttaatgGCCTATAATGTCAATTTCTACATGTAAAATGGTCATTACTTCAAAAGTAAcagagagcccactctggaaatTCTCTGTTAAACTGAAAAATACTCtgtttgtctttggcaggagagagactagacccTTACTCTGAAAGTGGAACGTGTCCCTCCGAGGAACCAGAACCAGTGATGTCCAAATCAGCAAGACCACATCACTGCTTTCAATGTGAAAAGAGATTTTCCTCATCAGGTTCcctgaaatcacatgagagaatacactcaggagagaagccgttccaatgctcccagtgtggaaagagattttccTCGTCAGGTTCcctgaaatcacatgagagaatacactcaggagagaagccgttccaatgctcccagtgtggaaagagattcaTCCGGTCATCGCATCTTAAATTGCATAAGAgtgtacacacaggagaaaaaccattccaatgctcccagtgtggaaatagtTTTACCTCATCAGATTCCTTGAAAAGACATATAGGTTTACACtctggagaaaagccttaccactgctcagactgtgggaagagatttagcCGGTTAAACGgcctgaaacggcatgagagaatacacactggagagaagccttaccaatgctcccagtgtcaAAATAGTTTTTCCCAGTCCGCATACCTGAAATACcatgaaagaacacacacaggggagaagccttaccattgctcacAGTGCGGAAAGAATTTCACCATGTCATGTAacttgaaaacacatgagagaatacactcaGGAGAGAAGCCCTatcaatgttcccagtgtggaaagagttttaaccagctagggagcctgaaaacacatgagcgagcacacacaggggagaagccttaccactgctcccagtgtggaaagagttttaagaaATTAGGCAAACTGAAACAGCATGAGAAAGTACACACAAGCGTGAAGCCTTTTGGAAATTCTCCCACTGTAGAATAAAATGAACATGCGCTAACAAACTCTGTAGAGTAGCCTTTCCACTGATCCTACTGTGGAATGAGATTTACCTTGTTAATTAAGGCAACTGACAGAACATGAAAGAATCCACACCAGAGAGAAACAATATCAATGTTTCCAGTGTGGAAAGATATTtacccagttagggaacctgaaggACCATGAGGTAACAAACACAGGGGAGAAGAgaacaggggagaagccttaccactgctcccattgtggaacGAGATCTAGTGCATCACACATACTTAGAATTCATGAGAGAACACATACACAGTGTTCAAATTTGTCTCAAATTTGTTACAGAAAATGTGTGCTTTTTGTTATGCCATATGAAATCTAATTGGATAAAGCCTACTAAAAAAGAATTGGTATGTTTTAAAACAAATCCCAAGACATGAATTAATGTCTTGAGTATAGAGCACATATAGAGCACATCAGATTCCATTTGTATGCTTTCTgtgattaaattgttattttcaaactcttggctctctctctctgtgtgtgtgtgtgtgcgtgtgtgtgtgtgtgtgtgtgtgtgtgcgccattcCTCTACAGATAATCCGGTTATGTTTGCATGTGCTCCATGGTTGACATCTGCATCGTGGGTCCCCCACTTGGAAGATTGTTCATACAGTGTGGCTTGAAAGGAATGGTATGGTCTCATCTCGATTAAAAGATGTGAAAAAGAGCGAGTTTACAACAATAGAGTACCCCAAAAAATTAACACACTACCTGTTCATAACAGTATTTATTAATAATGTGTATTCCTATTCAGCGTCTACATCGGGGTAGAGGGCATTATTATCTGTAAGATGTAAGGGAAAACATGTCTGGTTATTTTGATATGATTTTTTTATGACAGTAGATAGGTTTTCATTTTTTGTAGACATTTAGAAAGTTTGGAGTATTTCCATTGAACTGTCTTGTGGCGATAACAGCTGGAGGCGAAAGAAACACACACCTGTTAAGGCGAGTGCTGGCTAGCAGaatagaacacctgtttaggagagatgctggctagcagagtagaacacctgtttaggagaggtgctggctagcagagtagaacacctgtttaggagaggtgtgactagcagagtagaacacctgtttaggagagatgctggctagcagagtagaacacctgtttaggagaggtgctggctagcagagtagaacacctgtttaggagaggtgtgactagcagagtagaacacctgtttaggagaggtgctggctagcagagtagaacacctgtttaggagaggtgtgACTAGCAGAGtataacacctgtttaggagaggtactggctagcggagtagaacacctgtttaggagaggtgctggctagcagagtagaacacctgtttaggagaggtgctggctaggggagtagaacacctgtttaggagaggtgctggctagcggagtagaacacctgtttaggagaggtgctggctagcggagtaagAACACCTGTTTAgtgagaggtgctggctaggggagtagaacacctgtttaggagaggtgctggctaggggagcagaacacctgtttaggagaggtgctggctaggggagtagaacacctgtttaggagaggtgctggctaggggagtagaacacctgtttaggagaggtgctggctaggggagtagaacacctgtttaggagaggtgctggctaggggagcagaacacctgtttaggagaggtgctggctaggggagtagaacacctgtttaggagaggtgctggctaggggagtagaacacctgtttaggagaggtgctggctaggggagtagaacacctgtttaggagaggtgctggctaggggagtagaacacctgtttaggagaggtgctggctaggggagtagaacacctgtttaggagaggtgctggctaggggagtagaacacctgtttaggagaggtgctggctaggggagtagaacacctgtttaggagaggtgctggctaggggagtagaacacctgtttaggagaggtgctggctaggggagtagaacacctgtttaggagaggtgctggctaggggagtagaacacctgtttaggagaggtgctggctaggggagtagaacacctgtttaggagaggtgctggctaggggagtagaacacctgtttaggcgaggttaTGCAACATCTGCTTTTCTTATTTATTACtttgattcaatcagatcaagtctTAACCGACGAAAGCAGACACCCACATAGCGGATGTGTTGGTGGAACTGCGTTGGAGCctcaaatcggtgagcagctacTCTTGCGACCGTTGTCACGAAAGCCACAACCGCCCCACTTGCTTTAGAAGTTAAGAATGAGAAAGTGTAGGTTATATAGAAATAACAACATGGCCTCGGAGCGTTTCGAATTATTCTTTACGTAAAtccaagacactccatttagtatgataccGTGTATTACGTttagtattattctgtacgtaaatctaagacactccatttagtatgataccGTGTGTTACGTTTCGTATTATTCTTTACGTAAATctaagacactccatttagtatgatatgttacgtatgGTGTggattaatttgtggatgtccatcattcaATCCATTTCAttcaatatgttatgaatttgcaaaacgtatgatatgttacgaattccaatttgttgtagctaacgttagctaggtggctaggttgctagtgctaacattagctatctcTAGGAGTTgggggttaggttaaggttagaggaAGGGTTAGCTATGCAGATGTcggctaaagcggatctgattgaatagagacCTTTATTTTCAAAGGAGTTTATTAAAGCTCCTAGAAATTTGTTCATGAAACCAGAAGTTAATCACAACAGGGGAttggcatattattattattattttttacatcgGATAGAAGtaaagactcagagctacaaaatggtacatcatacactgcagttgaggaacaatgggaaagtaattctgctttgaaagttgaaacTTTTgtgaaaatggcccttgaatgttttgttaCACCTActagagagctcttctttgtctccgCCCactcagcatcgttcacaccctcttaagccttagccccacccgtctctctttaaggattcacatgtgaggccatgtgctaaacagagtgaatacagtagtgtagtaaactaccaaagatttcaagactaaaagtgttCAAAGTAGTAACAAAAAGTAGAAGTAAAAATACcctttatctagtccttggcctatatcctaatctgatttTGGTGCAAAtgatgttgttcttcacattaccatctctggtaaacacacactatatcaaattaaatctatgtttatttgtcacatgcgcaggatacagaaggtgtaaacggtacagtgaaatggttacttgcatagtggattCTTTTGTTTATgcatgtagttagctagctagctaaacactgaaccataatcccaactcataatacCATACACCCAACTCATAATACCATACACCCAACTCATAATACCATACACCATGcttgaatctgcaggtagctaaagcttaccaaccaggttcaatgttagtgGTGCATTAGCCAGCTTCTCTCAAAATCAGGCAAATAGACCTTCTAACAACATCAAAGCGGGGTGGTTGGTCAATAGGAATGTCCAATACACACAATAGACTGACAGGGAAGGTGATTTACCACAGTTAAAGTTCCACAATAAGATCTACGACGCGGATATATTTTGCAAACTCTCCATAACTGTAATCTGTGGGCGTCACTGAGTGGGCTGATACTCCATTTCatggaacaaatcaaatcaaatgtatttatatagcccttcttacatcagctgatatatcaaagtgctgtacagaaacccggcctaaaaccccaaacagcaagcaattcaggtgtagaagcacggtggctaggtaaaactccctagaaaggccaaaacctaggaagaaacctagagaggaaccaggctatgaggggtggccagttctcttctggctgtgccgggtggagattataacagaacatggccaagatgttcaaatgttcataaatgaccagcagggtcaaataataataatcacagtagtgaTTACCGTTACTGTATTaggttaacttctagttcctcccaaacccggatccgggagcacccccatcagtaaaaaagctgactagcatagcctagcatagcgtcacaagtaaatactagcatctaaatatggctgcaagggaaagtattgagtagccagtgaaatcgtgcccatttcaaacggcctcgtactcaattcttgctcgtacaatatggatattattattactattggatagaaaacactctctagtttctaaaaccgttggaattatttctctgagtgaaacagaactcatttggcagcactttccctgaccaggaagtagaatgtcagaaatatatgctctgttcaacttcctgcctatacatggtcatgacacgtaggagtctacgtacactccatacgccttcctctgggtgtcaagatgatgtgagagaagaaattttgtgtttatcttggtctggggtggaataaaagctatttctttgacgtgaccgtccacttccggtactctgaagcgcgcgacttggaagtgggattgccttctgttttgctgccgtaatggacgacaactatctccggctcggatttgatttgatacatgtgaccatatcatcgtaatgtatgttttttcaatatagtttaatcagattattgaaattttttcgggagttttgccgtgttccgttctctgactgtgtttacgttggagagatccgtgccactcggctagtgcccatgctaaatgaagagggaaatttgccgttctgaatccaaacaacgactcatctggacaaaggacaccttgttcaacattctgatgaaagatcagcaaaagtaagacccaatttatgatgttatttcatatatctgtcgtgcatgtgaactggtcgtgggcgcccaagtgtttctggctattgtggctacgctaatatagcgctacattttgttttcgctgtaaaacatttaataaatcggaaatattgtctggaatcacaagatgcctgtctttcaattgctgcacactatgtatttttcagaaatgttttatgatgagtgattaggtatttgacgttggtgtctgtaaatattatggctgctttcggtgcaatttctgattgtagctgaaatgtaaactatgatttatacctgaaatatgcaaatttttcgaacaaaacatatgctatacaataaatatgttatcagactgtcatctgatgaagttttttcttggttagtggctatttatttctttatttggtcgaatttgtgatagctagtgatggagtaagaaactgatggagttagaaaagtggtgtcttttgctaacgtggttagctaatagatttacatattttgtcttccctgtgaaacattttaaaaatcggacatgttggcttgattcacaagatgtgtacctttcatatgctgtattggacttgttaatgtgtgaaagttaaatatttaaaaaaaatatcttttgaatttcgcgccctgcacttgagctggatgttgtcataagtgtaccggtgtcgggccagccagcctaacaggttaaatcacaagtccaagacaccagatgaaagatacacatcttgtgaatccagccatcatttctgatttttaaaatgttttacagggaagacacaatatgtaaatctattagctaaccactttagcaaaagacaccactttcttactccaccatttttttactccatcagtagctatcacaaattcgaccaaataaagatataaatagccactaaccaagaaacaacttcatcagatgacagtctgataacatatttattgtatagcatatgttttgttagaaaaatgtgcatatttcaggtataaatcatagtttaccattgcagccaccatcacaactctcaccaaagcgactagaataactacagagagcaacgtgtattacctaattactcatcataaaacatttcttaaaaataataaaaagtacagcaaatgaaagacacagatcttgtgaatccagacaatatttcagattttctaagtgttttacagcgaaaacacaatatagcgttatattagcttaccacaacagcaaacatcacaacagcattgattcaagccaaacatagcgataacgtataaacaaccaaaatatattaattttttcactaaccttctcagaattcttcagatgacagtcctataacatcatattacacaatgcatatagagtttgttcgaaaatgtgcatatttagcggcacaaatcgtggttatacaatgtgattagtggccaaaacttcaagcaatctgtccggcgccatcttggagaggcacctaatctaatcgaaaactattcataaacttgactaaaaaatacagattggacagcaaatgaaagataaattagttcttaatgcaatcgctgtgttagatttttaaaattaacgttactgcgcaatacagcgtgcgctaaagcgagaccgcaccataattcatggcggaattattatttgacatttgtcaacataagtacgaattaacagcataaagactgcttactatttttatttttatttattttattttttttattttattttattttattttttttggggtggatcagcttaatattgcggaaagaatgttgcttccaatgtaattgtctgcatcatttccaatcccccatatttttttg is a window from the Salvelinus namaycush isolate Seneca unplaced genomic scaffold, SaNama_1.0 Scaffold117, whole genome shotgun sequence genome containing:
- the LOC120035967 gene encoding zinc finger protein 239-like, with the translated sequence MSKSARPHHCFQCEKRFSSSGSLKSHERIHSGEKPFQCSQCGKRFSSSGSLKSHERIHSGEKPFQCSQCGKRFIRSSHLKLHKSVHTGEKPFQCSQCGNSFTSSDSLKRHIGLHSGEKPYHCSDCGKRFSRLNGLKRHERIHTGEKPYQCSQCQNSFSQSAYLKYHERTHTGEKPYHCSQCGKNFTMSCNLKTHERIHSGEKPYQCSQCGKSFNQLGSLKTHERAHTGEKPYHCSQCGKSFKKLGKLKQHEKVHTSVKPFGNSPTVE